The proteins below are encoded in one region of Micromonospora pisi:
- the asnB gene encoding asparagine synthase (glutamine-hydrolyzing), with product MCGLAGIAKTDGTPLTEDADDLLHRMAHAVAHRGPDEQELLRTGPVGLAFTRLSLVDPVAGSQPLWSPDEQVVLIANGEIYNHRELAAGLPGVRFKTGSDCEVLVHLYQRDGLRFLDNVRGMFAIVLWDRARDLLIFARDRFGVKPLFYHRNRERVVFGSEMKALFQDRTCPRELDWAGALADPALHGAPFFVDGPPNTWFRGIELVPAGSIVSISLRDGTSSSHQYWTFPSFTENTDMSEAEFIAAYREVFTASVRETEVSDVELGLFLSGGIDSVAVAALSTVRPRTFTAMNGSTIANGDAEYGHRAAAALGLENHQVVFATDEVPTAEQWKQLVWLLETPQCGPEIYYKRELYRYVKGTFPEIKGMLLGGGSDEFNGGYSVSMAGEGSWEDFQANLRHISLRSYGAGRPGLSAWWEQSDLSLVRGDVLLDGATAVDPYEHFFRWKYRDVQQYNCWHEDRTAAGSGIESRVPFLDHRLIELVAHVPRAMRERLTWNKRILREAMRPVVPAEFVERPKVAFFYGDGVRHTQLAFTRMLAGGGDALLEEALSGPGARMFVDIDNARATLRRLEADPGNGHVEFLLRVVNLGLLEQMAACPPSAPVDAAAAAIPVRLPVTDWAADTPRIDAEVLRRVDIDLTTVLAVADPVLLLTSPHDPQTCFVTVNGSIEYVVDAEDAPDWCRLLLAVDGTRTVASLLDEIGCGVDAVRDPLTEALELGVLTVVKEPTSNRDAASSAAAS from the coding sequence ATGTGCGGCCTGGCCGGTATCGCCAAGACTGACGGCACTCCGCTGACCGAGGACGCGGACGATCTTCTGCACCGGATGGCGCACGCTGTCGCGCACCGCGGCCCTGACGAGCAGGAGCTGCTTCGTACCGGACCGGTGGGGCTGGCGTTCACTCGGTTGTCCCTCGTCGACCCGGTTGCCGGGAGCCAGCCGCTGTGGAGCCCGGACGAGCAGGTCGTTCTCATCGCCAACGGCGAGATCTACAACCACCGTGAGCTTGCCGCCGGGCTGCCCGGCGTCCGTTTCAAGACTGGCTCCGACTGCGAGGTGCTTGTCCATCTCTACCAGCGGGACGGGCTGCGGTTCCTCGACAACGTCCGTGGCATGTTCGCGATCGTTCTATGGGACCGGGCTCGGGACCTGCTGATCTTCGCTCGCGACCGGTTCGGCGTGAAGCCGCTGTTCTATCACCGCAACCGTGAACGTGTCGTCTTCGGTTCCGAGATGAAGGCACTGTTCCAGGACCGTACGTGCCCACGTGAACTGGACTGGGCGGGAGCCCTCGCCGACCCGGCGCTGCACGGCGCACCGTTCTTCGTGGACGGGCCGCCCAACACCTGGTTCCGCGGCATCGAACTCGTCCCCGCCGGCAGCATCGTCAGCATCAGCTTGCGCGACGGAACGAGCAGCAGCCACCAGTACTGGACGTTCCCTTCGTTCACCGAGAACACGGACATGTCCGAAGCCGAGTTCATCGCGGCCTACCGGGAAGTGTTCACCGCCTCGGTGCGGGAGACCGAGGTCTCGGACGTCGAGCTCGGACTCTTCCTCAGCGGCGGCATCGACTCGGTCGCGGTCGCAGCGCTCAGCACAGTGCGCCCGCGCACGTTCACGGCGATGAACGGCAGCACGATCGCCAACGGTGACGCCGAGTACGGGCACCGGGCGGCCGCAGCGTTGGGGCTGGAGAACCACCAGGTCGTCTTCGCCACCGATGAGGTGCCCACCGCAGAGCAGTGGAAGCAGCTGGTGTGGCTGCTCGAAACGCCGCAGTGCGGCCCCGAGATCTACTACAAGCGCGAGCTCTACCGCTACGTGAAGGGCACGTTCCCGGAAATCAAAGGAATGCTGCTGGGTGGGGGCAGCGACGAGTTCAACGGCGGATACTCCGTCTCCATGGCCGGTGAGGGCTCCTGGGAGGACTTCCAGGCCAACCTGCGCCACATCTCGCTGCGGTCCTACGGTGCCGGACGACCGGGGCTGAGCGCATGGTGGGAACAGTCCGACCTGTCGCTGGTGCGCGGTGACGTCCTACTGGACGGCGCGACGGCCGTCGACCCGTACGAGCACTTCTTTCGTTGGAAGTACCGTGACGTCCAGCAGTACAACTGCTGGCACGAGGATCGGACGGCTGCCGGCAGCGGCATCGAGTCCCGGGTCCCGTTCCTCGACCACCGGCTCATAGAGCTGGTCGCACACGTCCCCCGTGCGATGCGGGAACGTCTCACCTGGAACAAGCGCATCCTGCGCGAAGCGATGCGCCCGGTTGTCCCGGCGGAGTTCGTCGAGCGTCCCAAGGTCGCCTTCTTCTACGGCGACGGGGTGCGCCACACCCAGCTGGCGTTCACACGCATGCTGGCCGGCGGCGGCGACGCGCTCCTGGAGGAAGCACTCAGCGGTCCCGGGGCGCGGATGTTCGTCGACATCGACAACGCTCGAGCCACACTGCGCCGACTCGAGGCCGACCCCGGCAACGGGCATGTGGAGTTCCTCCTTCGCGTGGTGAACCTCGGGTTGCTGGAGCAGATGGCCGCCTGCCCGCCCAGCGCACCCGTCGACGCGGCGGCGGCCGCGATCCCTGTCCGGCTCCCCGTTACCGACTGGGCGGCGGACACGCCGAGGATCGACGCTGAGGTGCTGCGCCGGGTGGACATCGATCTCACCACGGTGCTGGCCGTCGCAGACCCGGTACTGCTGCTGACGTCGCCGCACGACCCCCAGACGTGCTTCGTCACCGTCAACGGATCAATCGAGTACGTTGTCGATGCGGAGGACGCCCCCGACTGGTGCCGGCTGCTGCTGGCGGTCGA